Genomic segment of Mastomys coucha isolate ucsf_1 unplaced genomic scaffold, UCSF_Mcou_1 pScaffold5, whole genome shotgun sequence:
TCCAGGACACATACCAGATCATGAAGGTGGAAGGTGAGTTAGAGCAGCCCCAGCCCCGGCCCCGGCTGAGAACATGAGCACTAGGAGCCACAGGTTTGTCTCTCTAGCAACACTAGATAATCTCAGTGGTACAGGACAAGGAAGGGTCCTCCCTGAGTGATTGGGAGTGAGGAAGCAGTATTCCCCAAACCTTGGAGGGCCCATGGAGGGAGGTGAGGCTCTGACAAGGTCTTGCATTCTACACATCTACCCCACAGGGAGGCAGTAGACTATTTTCAGACAGTAAACACTGAAGTCTAGAGATAAGCACATTTCAGAGTACTATGGTTCCTGGGGGCAGCCCTTGCAAGTCAGTATGGTGGATTCTAGGAAGTCTGAACACAAGGACCAGCGCCAGGGCCTTGacaccttttttatttatttatttttgttttaatgcgAATGGATGCTTTGCTGGCAGTATATGTTCATggaccatgtgcatgcatggtgcccttggaagtcagaagagagtgctggatctcctgggactattattacagacagttgtgagccactgttaGCGTGCTGGAAATCGAATGGGTTGGTTggaaggagcagtcagtgcttacccactgagctgtctctccagctctgtcttgGCACCTTTACTCCAGTTCAGACCCTGGGGTCAGAGTACACTGGACCTACTATAAGACTAGAAGGGTGGCTCATGCCAGAGGAGAGCaagaccagattttttttttcaagacagggtttctctgtgtagctctggctgtcctggaactcactctgtagaccatgctggcctcaaactcagaaatccacctgcctttgcctcccaaatgctgggattaaagacgtgtgccccCGCTGCCCAGCTACTGGCAGGTTTTAGGCAGGCCAGGGAGGCAGAAGGTCTTTTCTTATGTCCCTGTCTACATTACTTGCGATGTAGTAGCCCTAGAGAGCTGGTGGGGTTTAAAGAGAGGTATCATGGGTTAGGATGTTCTCATGATACCTGGTTGGGCTTGGGTCTCAGAGAACTCTGGGTATCCTTTTCCAATCCTGCAAGTTTTGTGTGATGAGGCAGATGTCAGGGGTCAGAAGTGGTGACTAGGGAGGCACCCTGTAGTGACTGTCACCTTCTCTTCCCAGGACATGTCTTCCCTGAATTTAAGGAAAGTGATGCCATGTTTGCTGCTGAAAGAGTGAGTCCTGGGTCAGCTGGTGCTGACTAACTTGGGAGAGGGAGGACCTGGGACTTTCTTGTTTGGGGTTTGGTAGGAATGGCTCGTGCCTTTAATCTGAGTATTCCAGAAGAGGATTGCCGTGAACTCCTGTGCTAAGTACATAATGAGACGCTGACTCAAATGCAGCATGGGGGACTTAGCGTAGTGCATTGTAAAGCCCTTGCGTGCCATTTGCAGTGTACTCAGTAAAACATACCAACAAACCAGCAGATAGAATGCAGCAGGTAACCCCAGGTCAAGCTGAAAGTGTTTATGGTGCCTGTGGATGTAGCACTTGGTGCATTTGACTAAAACAAGGATGATTTGGGGTAGAACACTCTGCCATGTACTCGACTCTCTAGCatggcttggtttttgttttgttttgttttgtttttaaataaataaataaagccaggtGGTAGTACATGCTATTAATCCTAGCCCTccgcaggcagagacaggcagatctctatgtgtcctgggccagcctggtctaaaagtGAGGTCCTggactgccaggactacacagaaaaaccctgccttgagAAGAAAAACTAaccacctccctcccccatccaaaaaaaaagaaaggagggaggtaatgaatttgttatttgtttgggggttttgtttgtttagttggttttatttatttatttatttattggtttttcaagacaggttttctctgtatagccctggctgtcctggaactcactctgtagaccaggctggccttgaactcagaaatccacctgcctctccctcctaagtgctgggattagaggtgtgtgccaccactgtccagcttataattttttaaagattttatttattattatatgttagtacactgtatttgtcttcagacacaccagaagagggcgtcagatctcattatggatagttgtgagccacgatgtggtttctgggatttgaactcaggacctgcagaagagcagtcagtgctcttacttgctgagccatctctccagcccatagttggttgatttttatttgttttcttgatacaaggtttctctgtgtagccctggctatcctggaacttgctctatagaccaggctcacagagatccccctgcctctgcctctgcctctggagtgctgggattaaaggcttacgcTACTACACCCAGAGTGAATTTCTTCACACAGCTCTAAAATTAGGCTAGTTGcagtggtgtacacttttaatcccagaatctcagaggcagaggcaggcaaatctctgtaaCCAGATCTTAAAgcttgcctggtctacacagtgaatttcaggacagccagtgctaaaccctgtctcaaaaatccacaTCCACAAAATTGGCGAGTATCAGGATTCTGCCTTTGACAAGAAGTCTGTTTGGAGGAGGCTCTTCTCTTTGGAGCACCTTAACCTGGGCCATGTGGTTAGGCCACAGAATTCAGTGGTCCTGGGCCATGTGGTTAGGCCACAGAATTAGTCACACAGAAGGTCACATTGGGACCGTCTCTGGGGACCTTCCCAATTTGGGACATGGGGTAAGTTCTGTTTACGAGCACTTGGGAGGGCAATGTGACCGTGACTGTTGTCCCCAGGCCCCTGACTGGGTGGATGCTGAGGAATGCCATCGGTGCAGGGTACAGTTTGGGGTGGTGACCCGCAAGGTGAGTATTCCCCAGAGACTCGGGTGTTTGGTTCCATGCCCCTGCCATCTTTACAAAAAGCAGTGCTCCTGTGTGATCCTGTCTCTCTGCTCTAACCTGATGGTTTTGGAACCACATTCAGCTCAGAATTATGTGGTGCTTGGGGCAGGAGCTTGGTGTTTGGCCTCTATGATGCTCAGTATTTGCCTAATGGGCAGAGTCCAGCTTCACCTTGGGGATGTGAACATTCTAAGCTTAGAATCAAGGTCACTCTAGACTTTCTCTAGGATTGGGTAAAAACTTATTTCTAAGGTGCTCAGCTTGTCTGGCCACTGGCCCCTATAGCTTCCCATCTCACTTCCTGTTTGACAGTTGTGAATATGGGGTCTATTGGGTCCGAGCAATAACACTAGGATTCACTGTTCATCCCGGATCCCTCGTTTCTTCAGATTCAGCacctgttttctgttgtttatttttaattcctttcctttcctctaaaTGGTGACTGAAACTGAGTTTCCTGCAAGtcctccatctctctgctctACTTGTCCTTGCCCTGTCCCCGCTCTTGTTCATAGCTCTGGCCACGGCATCTGGCTGGTGGGCAGTCAGGGTAGTCATAGCTGATGTCACTAGACCTGTCCCACTCTGTCTCACAGCATCACTGTCGAGCCTGTGGGCAGATCTTCTGTGGCAAGTGTTCCTCCAAGTACTCCACCATCCCCAAGTTTGGCATTGAGAAGgaagtgcgtgtgtgtgagcCCTGCTACGAGCAGCTGAACAAGTGAGTGTCCACTCGATGGGTACTTTGTGACGCTTCAGGACTACTGGCCCCATAGGCTCCCAAAGCACTGTCAGGGAGGTTAAGGGGCAAACCAGTGCAGCTGTCCAGGTGGCTCCAGCATCCCAAACTCTGGGACAGGGTGTGCAGGGTGCTGTGGCCCCATGGTCTAGGAAAGGGTGGGCAGTGTGGGCCGAGTAACATAGCCCCACACTCTAGGATAGGGTGGGCACAATGACATGGCTGCAAACTCAAGGACAGGGTGGGCAGGGTGATGTGGTTGCACAGTAGCTAAGACTGCCCTGGGCCAGTCACTGgctttgaattattttgtttagaTAGGCTCTTACTTGGGCTTGAATCTCTTGACTTAGCCTTTCAAATTCTGGGACTTCAGACCTGGTCCATACAATCTTAGTTTGGATTGGAAATGAAGTTTACAAGCTGAATATAGTGGCACACAACTTTGATCCCTGCACTTCAGAGGCAGACGCAGAcgcagacacagaggcaggtggatctctgagttagaggccagcctggtctacaaagccagtccaggacagtcagtgctacacagagaaaccctatcttcaaAAAGCAAGTGTAGTGCAAAGATGTGTGTTTAATTGTGTACATGAGAGCATGTCTGCAAGCCCTTCTCTTGGATTTCTCAACGGTGGTTTGTGTTCCTGTGTCCTTATGTGTCCATATGAGTTTGTGTtgtattctaaatttttaaaatttgttgggAACTGGGATGGGGAGGATAGTTGGACATGACCACCAATGCTGTGGttaaagcatgtttttttttcctttagaaaagagcatGTTTAAGttgaaattataattatgctTTATATATGTGGCCCTCAGCCCTACTTTGTGGTGAAATCTCTAATATCTAAATCAAACTCTAGAAAAGCCTGCCTGTGATTATTTATATTTGcttggcccaggagtggcactattaggaggtgtagccttgttgaagtaggtgtgttcctgtgtgtgtgggctttgagaccctcattcTAGtagcctggaagccagtgttctcctagcagccttcagatgaagatgtagaactttcagctccttctgcactatgcctgcctgaatgatgccatgttcccaccttgatgataaggggctaaacctctgaacctgtaagccagccccaattaaatgttgtccttttaagagttgctttgagctgggcggtggtggcgcacgcctttaatcccagcacttgggaggcagaggcaggcggatttctgagttcaaggccagcctggtctacagagtgagttccaggacagccagggcaacacagagaaaccctgtctcgaaaaaccaaaaaaaaaaaaaaaaccaaaaacaaaaaaacagaagagactcagattaattgcattgagaaaggaagtctcagaaatgcccatcatagactttgttctctggttcagtctcatgaagaacattttaaaaaagcgtagtaagctgagaaaggaaaaatataaagtatttggttcaagtattaaaggagCCCCAGGAAGTGAAATAGAAcggaatcctgtgttcaaggatattaaattgaactAAAGAAGTGGTGACCTTGAGGCatgatcccacccagctaaattcagattcaggcatggtggtatacactttAATCCCAAGAGACGAAAAccaagcagatctgagttcaaggccaacctgagacAGAACAAGCtgtaggtgaagaaaagcttaaatccaggcaaggtagtacatacatttaatcccaggagacaggcaagcagatctctgagttcaagatcaatctGCAGAGTAAGATCCAGCACAggcaagcttaggcagtgaaggagttggaaaagaggaagctggtgatgatgtaatagaacaagggggccaggTTCCAAGTCCTGCAGGCAGCAGAACTCGGCAGCTTCAGTCATGCGTCTCTCACTCTATACGTCTCTCACTCTATAGTCAAGAGGTGAAAGAGACTACTGGAAAAATTGATGGTggatagctagagctaagaaattagcggtgattaagaagagaccagcatcactgatgtgaaatcttctgggaagtgttttctgagagcaaagaaactgtgttccagagatagccaaggttgtaccctGTGCTgtagctgtacttggtaatgtgtaagagtcacccaggtggtactggttttgaagacatgaaggggtcctgaagagcagctgaggcttggcactatggaaggccattggtgaaggtacagccacAGTtccagttgacagcccaggactgaaagggtcatgcaaagaaggTGAGTCTTGGCACCGTGAAGAGAGCCTCtgagaggttattggtgaagcctagttgcagtggaagaccccagtgtattggagatgtcagtaccatgggatgatcaccaagaacagcagcagcagtggagtggatcaacctgagattagagtgctacagagggcagagctagagaagtgatgccagccctttggaggagacCAGAATATCATGTGTGGATTCCAGACATtcaaacaagaagctgtaacattgaagttgccttggagaccccaagatgttcgagatgccagagctgtggtctatctgctgaggaaagctgctaatggGGACTAGAACCAACCTGGAGAGAGAAGTTTATTGGAGTCAACAGAGAtgaaaaaggaattggagatctaAAGACTGATTTGACATcaaacatggagatgcagagtttggaatttgcccagctggttttttgtcttgctttggagATTGCAGTTatgtgattggatgaatctcagaatagatattgaactttggacttttaatattcttgatactgctatagactatggagtCTttagaagttggactaaatgtattttttattatgctatggctaggtatggctgTCATAGACTCAATGTGTTAGaacaagcctgtgggggccagggagtggaatgtaatggtttgtatatgcttggcccaggagtggcactattaggaattAGTGTAGTCTTGTTGTAataggtgtgtccctgtgggtgtaggctttgagaccctcatcctagctgcctagaagtcaactagtagccttcagatgaagatgtagaactctcagctcctcctgcaccatgcctgcctggatgctgccatgttcccaccttgataataatagactgaacctctgaacctataaccagccccaattaaatgttgtccttataagagttgccttggtcatggtgtctgttcacagcagtaaaaccctaactaagacactgcccTTCTGGTATCTTCTGAGGGGAAGGCCCATTGCTGGTCATGGTAGGGACAGTGGGCAATGTGTAGGTACTATAGACAGGTCCTTGCTCAGGCCAGCCAGGAGAGGGACTCACTTAGGCCAAGTGACCCATTCATATTCTGCAGCTGACTGAAGTACCAGGGTCCTTTCTGGCATTCTCTGGCTTGGAGCCACATGTGTGTATTGGACCTTGATTGTCAGTCTGTGGAGATGGTGTGAGCAAATCCTGGGGGGGTGGTATCAGTGCATGCTTGCTTACAGTGTCTCATTCTGCCTGCAGGAAAGCAGAAGGGAAGGCtgcttctaccactgagctgccccCAGAGTACCTGACCAGCCCCCTGTCACAGCAGTCTCAGGTACAAGGTCCCTTCTAGGCCCTAGAACACCTTCTCACGTTTTCCCTGGGGCCCTTGTCACTCTACCTTGTCTGTCCTCAGCTGCCCCCAAAGCGGGATGAGACAGCCcttcaggaagaggaggagctaCAGCTGGCTCTGGCCCTATCGCAGTCAGaggctgaggagaaagagaggatggTAAGCCATGGGCCCTGTGAGTTTCCCTCACTGATGGAGGACTCTAGGTGTGTGGAGGCTCAGCTCCTCAGCTTGTGTCACATGCACCTCTAATTCTGTTTCTTCTGCTTCAGAGACAGAAGTCGACATATACAGCACATCCAAAGGCAGAACCCACACCCTTGGCTTCATCTGCACCCCCAGCTGGCAGCCTGTATTCCTCGCCTGTGGTGAGCCTCTTCAGCCAAGCTGGCTTCTTACTTTCCAGGGATCACCAAAAGGGGCTTGTTGGTTCAGGACTTTGTTGTGGTGTATTGAGGACGCCAAGAATGGCATCCCCCTGCCAGGGAGATGAATCTCTTCCATACTTCCTTGCACATACTAAGTATTCCAGGCCTGGTCTTCAGGGTATCCATTCATCCTTAGTGCTGTATAGAGGAAGTATGTGTCTACACCTGGAGGCTCTGTAGAGCGCTCTAGAGTAGGCAGCCACAGGTGAACCAGGGCTCACACTAGGGCGTCATTAGAGCTAAGCACAGTGCTGCTGCCATATTGACACCATCTTAGGGTGTCAGGTTAGCCTGGCCAGCGCTGCCCTGTGCCTTAATAAAGTTAGATTCTGGTGGTACATGATAGTCTCATAACCCAGGTTCTTAAGATTGTATTGACAAAGGAAAGTGGATGCCTGCCACAGAGGGCTTGTAAAGGAGAGGGCTGACAGGTGCCAGACAGACGGCTAGAACATTGGCTAGCCCTGAGACCTGCTATCATTGTGCCATCCGGGCCCGTGTCTGAAAGATTGCTTGGGATCACATCACTTCATCCTGTGGCTCCTCAGACTCAATGCTTGTTTCCCCAGAACTCATCAGCACCTCTGGCTGAGGACATTGACCCTGAGGTAAGCAGCAGTCTCAGGTGCCATCCTCCCTGGTTCCTGGCCCACACCAGTCCCGTCGCATCCCCTCTTTTATTGCTTCACAGCTTGCAAGATACCTCAACCGGAACTACtgggagaagaaacaggaagaagctcGGAAGAGCCCCACACCATCTGCACCTGTGCCCCTGACAGAGCCAGCTGCCCAGCCTGGAGAAGGACATACAGCCCCCAATAGCATGGTCGAGGTAAGAGGCTCCTTCGCACTCTTGACTGTCGTTCCCTAGGGCAAGGTGTAAAGTAGGCCAGAAACCCTCTAATTCTCCGATCTGTTCcaggctcctcttccagagacaGACTCTCAGCCCATAACTCCTTGCAGTGGCCCCTTTAGTGAGGTAAGCTGTCCCTCCTATCCTGGTTGTGGGGGCCGTGTCAGAGTAAGGAGTCTCCAGGCTCCAGCTGCTCTGTGGACCCCAGTGTTCTACAGCGGCTCAGAGGAGGCCCTCCTCATCCCTCAACTGCTGAGGTGTCTGCCAGTCCTACACAGTCATGAGTGGATGAGAGCTTTGCTCTGTGCTTTGTGTGCAGACCAGGCATGTCTCGTGTGAAGCATGAAGGACTGGGTCATGTGTCTGTGCCAGGCTCTGGACACAGTGGGCGGTGCCTATCTACCAGCCTAGCACCTTTAAGGGGATGCTTCCTAAGCTTAACGGGCATAGCATTCATCCTGCTGTGGCACTCAGCTCCCCACTCTGTGCTCCAGCAGTACCAGAATGGGGAGTCGGAGGAGAGTCACGAGCAGTTCCTCAAGGCTCTGCAGAATGCCGTCAGCACTTTTGTGAACCGCATGAAGAGCAACCACATGCGGGGCCGCAGCATCACCAACGACTCAGCTGTGCTGTCACTCTTCCAGTCCATCAACAGCATGCACCCGCAGCTGCTCGAGCTGCTCAACCAGCTGGATGAGCGCAGGCGTAGGTGCCCGAGTGCCCGCCCTCCAAGGATCCCCTAATGATTCCCGGGACCCTGGGACACCCAGGGCTCTTTACCCATGCTCCATTGAGCCTCTCAATTCCTCCAGAGTGCTCATGGGAGATGGTCCCATTGGTGGGGCCTGCTCTGCTCCTTTctgtctccagccccagggcCAGCAGCTCTGCCCAAGGAAAACAGAGGCCCACATCACATAGCTCCTCAGCCTGCACGCGAGAGGTCTGAGCTATCCTGTTCTCTACACAGTGTACTATGAGGGACTTCAGGACAAACTGGCACAGATACGTGATGCCCGAGGGGCTCTGAGTGCCCTGCGTGAAGAGCACAGGGAGAAGCTGCGCAGGGCAGCTGAGGAGGCTGAGCGTCAACGTCAGATCCAGCTGGCACAGAAGCTAGAGATCATGAGACAGAAGAAGCAGGTATGGCACCTGTCCCAGCATGTGGGTAGGGgatgcccaggctagcctgaccACTGCCTCTCACTCGCTTCAGGAGTACCTGGAGGTGCAGAGACAGCTAGCTATCCAGCGCCTGCAGGAACAGGAGAAGGAACGGCAGATGCGCCTGGAGCAACAGAAGCAGACTGTCCAGATGCGCGCCCAGATGCCTGCCTTCCCCTTGCCTTATGCCCAGGCAGGTGCTGCCCATCCTGCCTTGCCCATCATAGGCCAAAGACAGCCCCTCTGACTGTTGGCTCTTTTTTGTCTCTAGCTCCAGGCTATGCCTGCAGCTGGAGGTGTGCTCTACCAGCCCTCGGGCCCAGCCAGCTTCCCtgccaccttcagcccagcaggcTCTGTGGAGGGCTCTCCGATGCATGGTGTATACATGAGCCAGCCAGCCCCAGCCACTGGCCCCTATCCCAGCATGCCTGGCGCCACAGCAGGTAACCTCGCCTCATTACAGGAGATAGTAGTGAGAATAATAGAAAGAATTTCCCAAATTTTCTAAGTGACTATTTTTCTAGAATTGTTTTTTTCTGTCCATATGGaaacacatgttctctctctctctctctctctctctctctctctctctctctctctcacacacacacacacacacacacacacacacacacacatatgccctcCTTACTCTCTCTTAGGGTGAGGAGCAGGTACAGTCCCTTTACACATAAGGCTGTGTTCACAGACAGGAGCCACTGCAAAAACGAGGTTATTAACCCTGTCCCAGTAAAGGTCTGGGCTTCAGAAAATCTCCTGTGACTGTCAGCCAGCCTGGCCCACCCTTTTCTCTTCTAAATATTTCCTGTTCTGTTTTGGGCCTATAGTGTGGGCTTGAACCATTATCCTAAAGTAGGCAAATTGCCCTCAGTTTGATTTGTCTGGTAGTTCTACTTTCTTATGCCACAGACTacatctttaaagatttatttatttgtttgtttgtttatttattatatgtaagtacactgtcactgtcttcagacacaccagaagagggcatcagatctcattacagatggctatgagccaccatgtggttgctaggatttgaactcaggaccttcagaagagcagtcggtgctcttacctgctgagccatctctccagcccccagagttATTTAGTTATTAGTCTTTAGTTATTGTGTCTCTTGTTCACATCACTGTGGGTGGCTGAGGTGGGCTCAGCCAGCTTTTTATCTGTTCCATTATCAACAGGTGTCACTTAGAAAGCACCTGGAGACTGCAGATGTTTTGGTACAGACTCCTGCATCTTCTTCCTACCAGTTAGTGCCGTCGTCCCCCTCTGCCCTACCATCTATAGCTGTGGACTGTTGAGAG
This window contains:
- the Hgs gene encoding hepatocyte growth factor-regulated tyrosine kinase substrate isoform X5 is translated as MESVVKNCGQTVHDEVANKQTMEELKELLKRQVEVNVRNKILYLIQAWAHAFRNEPKYKVVQDTYQIMKVEGHVFPEFKESDAMFAAERAPDWVDAEECHRCRVQFGVVTRKHHCRACGQIFCGKCSSKYSTIPKFGIEKEVRVCEPCYEQLNKKAEGKAASTTELPPEYLTSPLSQQSQLPPKRDETALQEEEELQLALALSQSEAEEKERMRQKSTYTAHPKAEPTPLASSAPPAGSLYSSPVNSSAPLAEDIDPELARYLNRNYWEKKQEEARKSPTPSAPVPLTEPAAQPGEGHTAPNSMVEAPLPETDSQPITPCSGPFSEQYQNGESEESHEQFLKALQNAVSTFVNRMKSNHMRGRSITNDSAVLSLFQSINSMHPQLLELLNQLDERRLYYEGLQDKLAQIRDARGALSALREEHREKLRRAAEEAERQRQIQLAQKLEIMRQKKQEYLEVQRQLAIQRLQEQEKERQMRLEQQKQTVQMRAQMPAFPLPYAQLQAMPAAGGVLYQPSGPASFPATFSPAGSVEGSPMHGVYMSQPAPATGPYPSMPGATADPSMVSAYMYPTGAPGAQAAPQAQAGPTPSPAYSSYQPTPTPGYQNVASQAPQSLPAISQPPQTSNIGYMGSQPMSMGYQPYNMQPGGSVSVWSQTTQCWAPSYFPQNLMTTLPGQDASLPAQQPYITGQQPMYQQMAPSTGPPQQQPPVAQPAPTQGPPAQGSEAQLISFD
- the Hgs gene encoding hepatocyte growth factor-regulated tyrosine kinase substrate isoform X2; protein product: MGRGSGTFERLLDKATSQLLLETDWESILQICDLIRQGDTQAKYAVNSIKKKVNDKNPHVALYALEVMESVVKNCGQTVHDEVANKQTMEELKELLKRQVEVNVRNKILYLIQAWAHAFRNEPKYKVVQDTYQIMKVEGHVFPEFKESDAMFAAERAPDWVDAEECHRCRVQFGVVTRKHHCRACGQIFCGKCSSKYSTIPKFGIEKEVRVCEPCYEQLNKKAEGKAASTTELPPEYLTSPLSQQSQLPPKRDETALQEEEELQLALALSQSEAEEKERMRQKSTYTAHPKAEPTPLASSAPPAGSLYSSPVNSSAPLAEDIDPELARYLNRNYWEKKQEEARKSPTPSAPVPLTEPAAQPGEGHTAPNSMVEAPLPETDSQPITPCSGPFSEYQNGESEESHEQFLKALQNAVSTFVNRMKSNHMRGRSITNDSAVLSLFQSINSMHPQLLELLNQLDERRLYYEGLQDKLAQIRDARGALSALREEHREKLRRAAEEAERQRQIQLAQKLEIMRQKKQEYLEVQRQLAIQRLQEQEKERQMRLEQQKQTVQMRAQMPAFPLPYAQLQAMPAAGGVLYQPSGPASFPATFSPAGSVEGSPMHGVYMSQPAPATGPYPSMPGATADPSMVSAYMYPTGAPGAQAAPQAQAGPTPSPAYSSYQPTPTPGYQNVASQAPQSLPAISQPPQTSNIGYMGSQPMSMGYQPYNMQPGGSVSVWSQTTQCWAPSYFPQNLMTTLPGQDASLPAQQPYITGQQPMYQQMAPSTGPPQQQPPVAQPAPTQGPPAQGSEAQLISFD
- the Hgs gene encoding hepatocyte growth factor-regulated tyrosine kinase substrate isoform X1, whose amino-acid sequence is MGRGSGTFERLLDKATSQLLLETDWESILQICDLIRQGDTQAKYAVNSIKKKVNDKNPHVALYALEVMESVVKNCGQTVHDEVANKQTMEELKELLKRQVEVNVRNKILYLIQAWAHAFRNEPKYKVVQDTYQIMKVEGHVFPEFKESDAMFAAERAPDWVDAEECHRCRVQFGVVTRKHHCRACGQIFCGKCSSKYSTIPKFGIEKEVRVCEPCYEQLNKKAEGKAASTTELPPEYLTSPLSQQSQLPPKRDETALQEEEELQLALALSQSEAEEKERMRQKSTYTAHPKAEPTPLASSAPPAGSLYSSPVNSSAPLAEDIDPELARYLNRNYWEKKQEEARKSPTPSAPVPLTEPAAQPGEGHTAPNSMVEAPLPETDSQPITPCSGPFSEQYQNGESEESHEQFLKALQNAVSTFVNRMKSNHMRGRSITNDSAVLSLFQSINSMHPQLLELLNQLDERRLYYEGLQDKLAQIRDARGALSALREEHREKLRRAAEEAERQRQIQLAQKLEIMRQKKQEYLEVQRQLAIQRLQEQEKERQMRLEQQKQTVQMRAQMPAFPLPYAQLQAMPAAGGVLYQPSGPASFPATFSPAGSVEGSPMHGVYMSQPAPATGPYPSMPGATADPSMVSAYMYPTGAPGAQAAPQAQAGPTPSPAYSSYQPTPTPGYQNVASQAPQSLPAISQPPQTSNIGYMGSQPMSMGYQPYNMQPGGSVSVWSQTTQCWAPSYFPQNLMTTLPGQDASLPAQQPYITGQQPMYQQMAPSTGPPQQQPPVAQPAPTQGPPAQGSEAQLISFD
- the Hgs gene encoding hepatocyte growth factor-regulated tyrosine kinase substrate isoform X4; translated protein: MGRGSGTFERLLDKATSQLLLETDWESILQICDLIRQGDTQAKYAVNSIKKKVNDKNPHVALYALEVMESVVKNCGQTVHDEVANKQTMEELKELLKRQVEVNVRNKILYLIQAWAHAFRNEPKYKVVQDTYQIMKVEGHVFPEFKESDAMFAAERAPDWVDAEECHRCRVQFGVVTRKHHCRACGQIFCGKCSSKYSTIPKFGIEKEVRVCEPCYEQLNKKAEGKAASTTELPPEYLTSPLSQQSQLPPKRDETALQEEEELQLALALSQSEAEEKERMRQKSTYTAHPKAEPTPLASSAPPAGSLYSSPVNSSAPLAEDIDPELARYLNRNYWEKKQEEARKSPTPSAPVPLTEPAAQPGEGHTAPNSMVEAPLPETDSQPITPCSGPFSEYQNGESEESHEQFLKALQNAVSTFVNRMKSNHMRGRSITNDSAVLSLFQSINSMHPQLLELLNQLDERRLYYEGLQDKLAQIRDARGALSALREEHREKLRRAAEEAERQRQIQLAQKLEIMRQKKQEYLEVQRQLAIQRLQEQEKERQMRLEQQKQTVQMRAQMPAFPLPYAQLQAMPAAGGVLYQPSGPASFPATFSPAGSVEGSPMHGVYMSQPAPATGPYPSMPGATADPSMVSAYMYPTGAPGAQAAPQAQAGPTPSPAYSSYQPTPTPGYQNVASQAPQSLPAISQPPQTSNIGYMGSQPMSMGYQPYNMQNLMTTLPGQDASLPAQQPYITGQQPMYQQMAPSTGPPQQQPPVAQPAPTQGPPAQGSEAQLISFD
- the Hgs gene encoding hepatocyte growth factor-regulated tyrosine kinase substrate isoform X3; translation: MGRGSGTFERLLDKATSQLLLETDWESILQICDLIRQGDTQAKYAVNSIKKKVNDKNPHVALYALEVMESVVKNCGQTVHDEVANKQTMEELKELLKRQVEVNVRNKILYLIQAWAHAFRNEPKYKVVQDTYQIMKVEGHVFPEFKESDAMFAAERAPDWVDAEECHRCRVQFGVVTRKHHCRACGQIFCGKCSSKYSTIPKFGIEKEVRVCEPCYEQLNKKAEGKAASTTELPPEYLTSPLSQQSQLPPKRDETALQEEEELQLALALSQSEAEEKERMRQKSTYTAHPKAEPTPLASSAPPAGSLYSSPVNSSAPLAEDIDPELARYLNRNYWEKKQEEARKSPTPSAPVPLTEPAAQPGEGHTAPNSMVEAPLPETDSQPITPCSGPFSEQYQNGESEESHEQFLKALQNAVSTFVNRMKSNHMRGRSITNDSAVLSLFQSINSMHPQLLELLNQLDERRLYYEGLQDKLAQIRDARGALSALREEHREKLRRAAEEAERQRQIQLAQKLEIMRQKKQEYLEVQRQLAIQRLQEQEKERQMRLEQQKQTVQMRAQMPAFPLPYAQLQAMPAAGGVLYQPSGPASFPATFSPAGSVEGSPMHGVYMSQPAPATGPYPSMPGATADPSMVSAYMYPTGAPGAQAAPQAQAGPTPSPAYSSYQPTPTPGYQNVASQAPQSLPAISQPPQTSNIGYMGSQPMSMGYQPYNMQNLMTTLPGQDASLPAQQPYITGQQPMYQQMAPSTGPPQQQPPVAQPAPTQGPPAQGSEAQLISFD